The Argonema galeatum A003/A1 genome contains the following window.
CGACTATCCACAAATTGTTTTTTTATGGCTTCTGCACTGCTGCGGATATCTACGCCAGTGCGTTCGCGCAGGATGTCTTCTGAGGGGACACCTAAACTTTCTATGGTTCCGGCAATTTTGTCAGCTTCGGGAGGATTGGATTTGCTGTAAGTAGACTCGAAACCCGCTTTAGGGCCAGCACTTACAATTATCTTGGGAGAATCTTCCCGATCTAAATATAACTGCCGTTCGTATTCTCGGATGGTTTGGAGGATGCGATCGCTCTGATCGTTGAGCTGTAACTGATTGGGAGCCAACAGACTCAGCTGGGTGGCTGAATGCGCCAATAATACGATCGCTCCTACAGTTTCCTTACGCTTCAAAGCTGCTTGATATCCTACGATCGCATCTTGTTGCGTCCGCTGGGCCAGCAAGTTAGCCACCAGCGGTAGACTGAAGATCGTCAAAATCAGAAACGCCGCCCAAATTTGGTTGATTCCCTTGGAGCTGATAATTCTCTCTTTTTCTCTTTTCTTAATCTCTCCTAATCCAAAAAACAACAACAAAATCGCCAACCCCAGCGGCTTAAGCGGGAAGGTGAGAATGCTGCCAAACGTTGTCACAGCCGGAGTATTTGGCGTTATAAACGACAGAATCAAGAATAAGAGAATCAGGATTAACCCAAACCAGGCAAGATAGTCTCTGGGTTTGGCATCTTTACCAGTCCCTTTCACCAATGCCTGCCAAACAATAACGCCGATCAGCACTATCAGCATAATCTGCGTTAGCGTTGAAAACATGACGGCACTTCCTCACTCTTGGGTAATTGTCATTGGTCATCTCCAGAAATTAAAGGTGCTAACCCTTGAACCCTTGTAGAGACGTTGCATGCAACGTCTCTACATTCTTTGAAAGGAGAGGTCTATTGGTCATCAGTCATCGATCATTAGCAAATCACTAATGACTAATGACTGATGACTAAGTTATCGATTTTTCAGCTGGCGTCGAAT
Protein-coding sequences here:
- a CDS encoding YdcF family protein — protein: MFSTLTQIMLIVLIGVIVWQALVKGTGKDAKPRDYLAWFGLILILLFLILSFITPNTPAVTTFGSILTFPLKPLGLAILLLFFGLGEIKKREKERIISSKGINQIWAAFLILTIFSLPLVANLLAQRTQQDAIVGYQAALKRKETVGAIVLLAHSATQLSLLAPNQLQLNDQSDRILQTIREYERQLYLDREDSPKIIVSAGPKAGFESTYSKSNPPEADKIAGTIESLGVPSEDILRERTGVDIRSSAEAIKKQFVDSRKISNRVILVTSALNMQRARQTFAQLGIDTIPSPAGFYSLQADSTPKVQVKTSQKGACDTLSISVRNARKTRISDLIPSPEGLLISTRVINEFWTSVYYFLRGWLAPTVQPVPQLKDIGC